One window of the Colletotrichum destructivum chromosome 4, complete sequence genome contains the following:
- a CDS encoding Putative dehydrogenase, E1 component, transketolase-like, pyrimidine-binding protein, whose product MLRSSVCRAGTRVLHASKPTTSQSCFSTIASRTSSRKLTAARRPLALTGQRHYASATDSAPNPNDNFLSGNTANYIDEMYMQWKQDPKSVHVSWQVYFKNMENGDMPIAQAFTPPPSLVPGATGGVPGIAAGLGQGSEITNHLKVQLLVRAYQARGHHKANIDPLGIRNESAGFGNIKPKELSLEHYQFSEKDLDAEYELGPGILPRFKKDGREKMTLREIIDACEKIYCGAYGIEFIHIPDREKCDWLRERIEVPQPFKYSIDEKRRILDRLIWSSSFESFLATKYPNDKRFGLEGCETLVPGMKALIDRSVDYGVKDIVIGMPHRGRLNVLSNVVRKPNESIFSEFAGTAGAEDEGSGDVKYHLGMNFERPTPSGKRVQLSLVANPSHLEAEDPVVLGKTRAIQHYNNDEKTHRTAMGVLLHGDAAFAAQGVVYECLGFHSLPAFSTGGTIHLVVNNQIGFTTDPRFARSTAYCTDIAKAIDAPVFHVNADDVEAVNFVCQMAADWRAEFQQDVIIDLVCYRKHGHNETDQPSFTQPLMYKRIQDHESQISIYVNKLLEDGSFTKEDIEEHKQWVWGMLEESFAKSKDYQPTSKEWTTSAWNGFKSPKELATEVLPHHETSVDLKTLNHLGEVIGSTPEGFHAHRNLKRILSNRTKSVVEGKNIDFPTAEALAFGSLVTEGHHVRVSGQDVERGTFSQRHAVFHDQETEDTYTPLQHVSKDQGKFVISNSSLSEFGALGFEYGYSLSSPNALVMWEAQFGDFANNAQCIIDQFIASGEAKWMQRTGLVVSLPHGYDGQGPEHSSGRLERWLQLSNEDPRVFPSPDKLERQHQDCNMQVAYTTSPSNLFHVLRRQMHRQFRKPLIIFFSKALLRHPLARSNIEEFSADSHFRWIIPDPEHETGAIKPKEEIDRVILCSGQVWATLSKYRADNKIDNVAFTRLEQLNPFPWQQLKENLDQYPNAKTIVWCQEEPLNAGAWSFTQPRLETLLNNTEHHDRKHVMYAGRGPSASVAAGNKGLHNKEEQEFLEMAFSVKQDKLKGE is encoded by the exons ATGTTGCGAAGCTCTGTGTGTAGAGCTGGCACCCGGGTGCTTCATGCCTCGAAACCTACAACCTCGCAATCATGCTTCTCGACTATCGCGTCGCGAACTTCGTCGAGGAAGCTCACCGCTGCCCGTCGTCCCCTGGCCCTGACCGGCCAACGTCACTATGCGAGCGCGACCGACTCCGCTCCTAACCCCAACGACAACTTCCTGTCGGGCAACACTGCCAACTACATCGATGAGATGTACATGCAGTGGAAGCAGGACCCCAAGAGCGTTCACGTCTCATGGCAGGTCTACTTCAAGAACATGGAGAACGGCGACATGCCCATCGCCCAGGCCTtcactcctcctccctctctggTCCCTGGTGCTACTGGTGGTGTCCCAGGCattgccgccggcctcggtcAGGGCTCAGAGATCACCAACCACTTGAAGgttcagctcctcgtccgcgcCTATCAGGCACGCGGTCATCACAAGGCCAACATTGACCCCTTGGGCATCCGCAACGAGTCCGCTGGCTTCGGCAACATCAAGCCCAAGGAGCTCAGTCTCGAGCACTACCAATTCTCCGAGAAGGACCTCGATGCTGAGTACGAGCTTGGCCCCGGCATCCTCCCGCGCTTCAAGAAGGATGGCCGCGAGAAGATGACTCTCCGCGAGATTATTGACGCCTGCGAAAAGATCTACTGCGGTGCCTACGGTATCGAGTTTATCCACATTCCCGACAGAGAAAAGTGCGACTGGCTGCGCGAGCGCATTGAGGTTCCCCAGCCGTTCAAGTACTCAATCGACGAGAAGCGCCGTATCCTCGACCGTCTCATCTGGAGTTCTAGTTTCGAATCCTTCCTTGCCACAAAATACCCCAACGACAAGCGCTTCGGTCTCGAGGGTTGCGAGACTCTCGTCCCCGGTATGAAAGCTTTGATCGACCGCAGCGTTGATTACGGCGTTAAGGATATTGTCATTGGCATGCCTCACCGCGGTCGCCTCAACGTTCTCAGCAATGTCGTTAGAAAGCCCAACGAGTCCATCTTCAGCGAGTTCGCCGGAACTGCCGGCGCTGAAGACGAAGGCTCTGGTGACGTCAAGTACCACCTCGGTATGAACTTCGAGCGCCCTACGCCCTCCGGCAAGCGCGTCCAGCTCTCCCTCGTGGCCAACCCTTCTCACTTGGAGGCCGAAGACCCTGTCGTGCTCGGCAAGACCCGCGCCATCCAGCACTACAACAACGATGAGAAGACCCACCGCACCGCCATGGGCGTCTTGCTCCACGGAGatgccgccttcgccgcccagGGTGTCGTCTACGAGTGTCTCGGATTCCACTCTTTGCCTGCCTTCTCCACCGGTGGTACCATTCACCTGGTTGTCAACAATCAGATCGGTTTTACTACCGATCCTCGTTTCGCTCGTTCTACCGCATACTGTACCGAcatcgccaaggccatcgacgcccCTGTCTTCCACGTCAACGCCGACGATGTTGAGGCCGTGAACTTCGTGTGTCAGATGGCCGCCGACTGGCGCGCTGAGTTCCAGCAGGACGTCATTATCGACTTGGTCTGCTACCGTAAGCACGGCCACAACGAGACGGACCAGCCTTCTTTCACCCAGCCCCTCATGTACAAGCGCATTCAGGACCACGAGTCTCAGATCTCCATCTACGTCAAcaagctcctcgaggacggcagcTTCACGAAGGAGGACATCGAAGAGCACAAACAGTGGGTCTGGGGCATGCTGGAGGAGAGCTTCGCCAAGTCCAAGGACTACCAACCCACTTCCAAGGAATGGACCACGTCCGCCTGGAATGGCTTCAAGTCTCCCAAGGAGCTTGCTACCGAGGTCCTCCCTCACCACGAGACCAGTGTTGACCTCAAGACCCTGAACCATCTCGGAGAGGTCATTGGCAGCACCCCTGAGGGCTTCCATGCTCATCGCAACCTGAAGCGTATCCTGTCAAACCGCACCAAGTCTGTCGTCGAGGGTAAGAACATCGACTTCCCCACTGCTGAGGCCCTGGCGTTCGGTTCCCTCGTCACGGAGGGCCACCACGTCCGTGTTTCCGGTCAGGATGTCGAGCGCGGAACCTTCTCCCAGCGCCACGCCGTCTTCCACGACCAGGAGACCGAGGACACCTACACCCCTCTCCAGCACGTCAGCAAGGACCAGGGCAAGTTCGTCATCTCCAACTCTTCTCTGAGCGAGTTCGGCGCCCTTGGCTTCGAGTACGGCTACTCTTTGTCTTCACCCAACGCCCTGGTCATGTGGGAGGCTCAGTTCGGTGACTTCGCCAACAACGCACAGTGCATCATTGATCAGTTCATCGCCTCTGGCGAGGCCAAGTGGATGCAGAGAACCGGCCTCGTCGTGTCTCTCCCCCACGGCTATGACGGCCAGGGTCCCGAGCACTCTTCCGGCCGCCTGGAGAGGTGGTTGCAACTGAGCAACGAGGACCCCCGCGTCTTCCCTTCTCCTGACAAGCTGGAGCGTCAACACCAGGACTGCAATATGCAGGTCGCCTATACGACGAGCCCCTCCAACCTGTTCCACGTTCTCCGTAGACAAATGCACCGTCAATTCCGCAAGC ctctcatcatcttcttctccaaggcTTTGCTCCGTCACCCTCTTGCTCGCTCCAACATTGAGGAGTTCAGTGCAGACTCCCACTTCCGCTGGATCATTCCCGACCCCGAGCACGAGACCGGTGCCATTAAGCCCAAGGAGGAGATCGACCGTGTCATTCTCTGCTCTGGTCAGGTCTGGGCTACTCTGTCCAAGTACCGTGCCGACAACAAGATCGACAACGTTGCTTTCACccgcctcgagcagctcaACCCCTTCCCTTGGCAACAACTGAAGGAGAACCTGGACCAGTACCCCAACGCCAAGACCATCGTCTGGTGCCAGGAGGAGCCTCTCAACGCTGGTGCCTGGAGCTTCACTCAGCCTCGCCTCGAGACCCTGCTCAACAACACGGAGCACCACGACCGCAAGCATGTCATGTACGCCGGCCGTGGCCCCAGCGCGTCCGTTGCTGCTGGTAACAAGGGTCTGCACAAcaaggaggagcaggagtTCCTGGAGATGGCCTTCTCTGTCAAGCAGGACAAGCTCAAGGGCGAGTAG
- a CDS encoding Putative tubulin: MREVISINVGQAGCQIANSCWELYCLEHGIQPDGYLTEERKAADPDHGFSTFFSETGQGKYVPRAIYCDLEPNVVDEVRTGPYRGLFHPEHMITGKEDASNNYARGHYTVGKELIDQVLDKVRRVADNCVGLQGFLVFHSFGGGTGSGFGALLMERLSVDYGKKSKLEFCVYPAPQTATSVVEPYNSILTTHTTLEHSDCSFMVDNEAIYDICRRNLGLERPNYENLNRLIAQVVSSITASLRFDGSLNVDLNEFQTNLVPYPRIHFPLVAYAPMISAAKAAHEANSVQEMTMSCFEPNNQMVKCDPRHGKYMATCLLYRGDVVPNDAHAAVATLKTKRTIQFVDWCPTGFKLGICYQAPQMVPNGDLAKVSRAVCMLSNTTAIAEAWSALSTKFDLMYSKRAFVHWYVGEGMEEGEFSEAREDLAALERDYEEVAADSLEGEEGLEAEY, encoded by the exons ATGCGTGAGGTCATCAGCATCAACG TCGGCCAGGCTGGTTGCCAGATCGCCAACTCCTGCTGGGAG CTTTACTGCCTCGAGCACGGTATCCAG CCTGATGGATACTTGACCGAGGAGCGCAAGGCGGCTGATCCCGACCATGGCTTCAGCACTTTCTTCTCCGAGACCG GCCAGGGCAAGTACGTCCCCCGTGCCATTTACTGCGATTTGGAGcccaacgtcgtcgacgaggtccgcaCCGGCCCCTACCgcggcctcttccaccccgAGCACATGATCACTGGCAAGGAGGATGCCTCAAACAACTACGCCCGTGGTCACTACACCGTCGGCAAGGAGCTCATcgaccaggtcctcgacaaggtccgccgcgtcgccgacaaCTGCGTCGGTCTCCAGggcttcctcgtcttccactCCTTCGGTGGTGGCACCGGCTCTGGTTTCGGCGCCCTCCTCATGGAGCGCCTGTCCGTCGACTACGGCAAGAAGAGCAAGCTCGAGTTCTGCGTCTACCCCGCCCCTCAGACCGCCACCTCGGTCGTCGAGCCTTACAACTCTATCCTTACCACCCACACGACCCTGGAGCACTCCGACTGCTCTTTCATGGTCGACAACGAGGCCATCTACGACATTTGTCGTCGCAACCTGGGTCTCGAGCGCCCTAACTACGAGAACCTCAACCGCCTGATTGCTCAGG TCGTTTCCTCCATCACCGCCTCCCTCCGCTTCGATGGCTCCCTCAACGTCGACTTGAACGAGTTCCAGACTAACTTGGTTCCCTACCCCCGCATCCACTTCCCTCTCGTCGCCTACGCGCCCATGAtctccgccgccaaggccgcccacGAGGCCAACTCCGTCCAGGAGATGACCATGTCCTGCTTCGAGCCCAACAACCAGATGGTCAAATGTGACCCTCGCCACGGCAAGTACATGGCCACCTGCTTGTTGTACCGTGGTGACGTCGTCCCCAACGACGCCCACGCCGCTGTCGCAACTCTCAAGACCAAGCGCACCATCCAGTTCGTCGACTGGTGCCCTACTGGCTTCAAGCTTGGTATCTGCTACCAGGCTCCCCAGATGGTTCCCAATGGTGACCTTGCCAAGGTTAGCCGTGCTGT GTGCATGCTCTCCAACACCACTGCCATCGCTGAGGCTTGGTCCGCTCTGTCGACCAAGTTTGACCTCATGTACTCCAAGCGTGCCTTTGTCCACTGGTATGTTGGTGAGGGTATGGAGGAGGGTGAGTTCTCCGAGGCTCGCGAGGATCTCGCTGCTCTGGAGCGCGATTACGAGGAGGTTGCTGCCGACTctctcgagggcgaggagggcctTGAGGCTGAGTACTAA
- a CDS encoding Putative GPI-Mannosyltransferase II co-activator, Pga1, translating to MRSTFAAAALALACCLDVAHANTEKTIFLGPETVNVPTTPPTIEDLRLDVLTPDDWNKRIELKASFPTGDSPFGATTWLIITNLTQGQRYELRVCWAATQPTTFTLDVFELPTVWGTPELISSLADDAFSRQFEQVDSGNGDKPSQRRKHEYEASLLFVRVQAAADYFTDNATLMTQVEPVSVDLILDPFLLNALPRSLLPTVGYVVVVAILAWFLSRRILVWIQPVLAAESKSAERKKRM from the exons ATGCGGTCTACattcgccgccgccgccctcgctctGGCTTGctgcctcgacgtcgcccacGCCAACACCGAAAAGACCATCTTCCTCGGGCCGGAGACCGTGAACGTCCCGACTACACCGCCAACAATTGAGGACCTTCGTCTGGATGTTCTCACACCTGATGACTGGAACAAGAGAATCGAATTGAAGGCTTCATTCCCAACTGGAGACTCGCCCTTTGGAGCGACCACTTGGCTAATTATCACCAATCTCACTCAAGGCCAGCGTTATGAACTGAGAGTGTGCTGGGCGGCCACA CAGCCCACGACCTTCACTCTCGACGTCTTCGAGCTGCCTACAGTGTGGGGTACGCCCGAGTTGATTTCGTCGCTGGCAGACGACGCATTTTCGCGCCAGTTCGAACAAGTCGACTCTGGCAACGGTGACAAGCCGTCGCAACGAAGGAAGCACGAGTATGAAGCATCGCTGCTATTTGTCCGGGTTCAGGCAGCAGCAGACTACTTTACGGACAACGCCACACTCATGACACAGGTCGAGCCCGTTAGTGTTGACCTCATACTCGACCCATTCTTGCTCAATGCTTTGCCACGATCATTGCTGCCCACTGTCGGTtacgtcgtcgtcgtggcgaTTTTGGCTTGGTTTCTATCTAGACGCATTCTTGTTTGGATTCAGCCTGTGCTCGCCGCTGAAAGCAAGTCGGCtgaaaggaagaagaggatgtGA
- a CDS encoding Putative WW domain-containing protein, giving the protein MAGPTSPGAEGPTFAPPHLPAGWIAQWDGSSKKYYFVQLSTGVSQWETPTDAAPTGATPAQPSDHPYGVPQPEVITHPDGSQTVRHADGTLEPVNPSLPPDTTSTRGIDGPSGDRGLGSMAMNALLGGKNSNHGSSSGNQSSSSPLGGLASQLMSGIGGHGNSQGGSSSGGKTSLGKIGSSLASSLLSSGSKPQQGQQQSYHGNQSSGHQQQNGGLAGSLMGGVANMFGSGKQNHGGNDFGYSNNASGGGGGGGGGGGGYTGQAPPTSYQPPGSSSHNQHSSAPSGGSYHSPAPNQGQNHSQQSYPPPPNQYPPPPNQGQPHQNPSYGAPPQLSHTQSYPPPPVGGPPSYGQQPSYGTPSSHQHQQQQPQYGGYNPATYSSGASQGPQTGGYPGQASYGSNPSQQTPSYGNHY; this is encoded by the exons ATGGCAGGGCCAACCTCCCCAGGCGCCGAGGGCCCCACGTTTGCCCCGCCGCATCTCCCTGCTGGCTGGATTGCCCAGTGGGATGGTTCGAGCAAGAAGTACTACTTTGTGCAGCTTTCTACTGGCGTGTCGCAATGGGAAACCCCGACCGATGCCGCGCCCACGGGCGCGACGCCTGCCCAACCCTCCGACCATCCTTACGGCGTTCCGCAGCCTGAGGTCATCACTCATCCCGACGGCAGCCAGACGGTGCGCCATGCCGATGGCACCCTCGAGCCCGTCAACCCCTCTTTGCCTCCCGATACTACAAGCACGAGGGGCATCGACGGCCCATCGGGTGACCGCGGACTTGGA AGCATGGCCATGAACGCGCTTCTCGGAGGCAAGAACTCGAACCACGGCTCCTCTTCAGGTAACCAAAGCAGCTCGAGccctctcggcggcctcgccagTCAGTTGATGAGCGGCATCGGCGGACACGGCAACAGCCAAGGCGGTAGCAGCAGCGGGGGCAAGACTTCCCTGGGCAAGATTGGCAGCTCTTTGGCTTCAAGTTTACTCTCGAGTGGAAGCAAGCCGCAACAggggcagcagcaaagcTACCATGGCAACCAGTCTTCGGGCCATCAGCAGCAAAATGGAGGTCTTGCCGGATCTCTCATGGGAGGCGTCGCCAACATGTTCGGTAGCGGCAAACAAAATCATGGT GGCAACGACTTCGGATACTCCAACAATGCTTCTgggggcggtggtggtggtggcggcggcggcggcggctacaCCGGCCAGGCCCCTCCCACCTCATACCAGCCTCCTGGTTCCTCTTCGCATAATCAGCACTCGTCTGCGCCATCGGGCGGTTCTTACCACTCGCCAGCGCCGAACCAAGGCCAGAACCATTCCCAGCAATCATACCCTCCTCCGCCTAACCAGTACCCCCCTCCGCCAAACCAGGGTCAGCCTCATCAAAACCCATCTTACGGCGCGCCGCCCCAACTATCTCACACTCAATCATACCCCCCTCCGCCTGTCGGCGGCCCTCCATCGTACGGCCAACAGCCCAGCTATGGTACCCCCTCGagccaccagcaccagcaacaacaaccgcAGTACGGTGGTTATAACCCGGCCACATACAGCAGCGGCGCTTCCCAAGGCCCTCAGACCGGAGGATACCCTGGCCAAGCGTCCTACGGCAGCAATCCGTCTCAGCAGACGCCCAGCTATGGCAACCACTACTGA